One genomic segment of Panicum virgatum strain AP13 chromosome 2N, P.virgatum_v5, whole genome shotgun sequence includes these proteins:
- the LOC120662494 gene encoding uncharacterized protein LOC120662494 has protein sequence MQGSKLTRVHINSGSGLNLIFASTIMKMGLNYMNLLTPSKAPFYGIVPGNFSTPIGSVTLPVTFGTEQNFRTKHIKFEVADFESSYHTILGRPALAKFMAVPHYVYLLLKMSGNTGVLSLCGDLLKSFECDKEAIVHASSIGVSSSVSEILAAAKELSLNKDSMPSKKPSQSSVKPAGDDGTKTI, from the coding sequence ATGCAAGGATctaagcttactcgagtacatATCAACagtggaagtgggctcaacctgattTTTGCTAGCACCATAatgaagatgggcctcaactacatgaaCTTGCTCACGCCAAGCAAAGCTCCCTTCTATGGCATCGTCCCAGGAAATTtctctacaccaattggctcggtcaccCTTCCTGTCACATTCGGTACAGAGCAAAACTTCCGGACAAAGCAtatcaagttcgaagtagccgacttcgaatcctCTTATCACACCATCTTGGGAAGACCAGCACTGGCCAAATTCATGGCTGTGCCCCACTACGTCTACTTACTTCTCAAGATGTCGGGCAATACAGGAGTCCTCTCCCTGTGCGGGGACCTCCTCAAGTCATTCGAGTGTGACAAGGAGGCAATTGTCCACGCCTCCAGCATTGGAGTATCAAGCTCCGTGAGCGAGATACTCGCAGCcgctaaggagttatctctcAACAAGGACTCGATGCCCTCCAAGAAGCCGAGCCAGTCGTCGGTAAAACCAGCCGGAGACGATGGCACCAAGACCATctag